The DNA region ttttgcactatgctttggttttgttgttccattgcctccattttttttacaagggtatcgtttcctgcttgcattttctgcatcatttgtataagtgtttcaaagttggcttccttctctttttcctgatgggacatcgtctgtgttgtcctctggcctcccgcagggggcaggggttgatgtaaagccagaggcagctgcttttctactcatagccaattagtattagagggtggagggttataagtatagtggattaagtacgtaaagtacacagaggagagggggggagataagaaagggggggagaaaagaaagggaaggaaaagagagaagagagagaaaaggaaggaaagaagaggaaactttttttttaaagatgaaatgcagtagaatgcaataaatatatatatatataaataagagagtatgaaatagtaaaaaaaaaaaaggaagacaccccccctccaaaaaggggagaaggggtgcttcagttacaagtgagaaaagaaagaagcagaaaaaatgtaaatagtcaagaggtgatccgaaggttaaaaagaataatcaaaacagaaaagaaaaaaaaaatgtaaaagatcaaaaggtcgatggtgatgatcaaaaaGGAAAAACTCAGTGTCGATGTCTCCACAGCCGGTAATATGAGAATGGTGTTGGGAAATGAAAGGATgtcaacaagctaaaacaaatgattttttccggactctttccccccccccccctaagataagagtctcttCAAGGTCACgctcagctttgctgttttatctcacaggttcccagctgcgtaaacacgtaaatcaaatgcattacaggggggattttaatgacaaagttcgagtccacaagatggcagtgttggcttgtagtttgtagtttacagcttgttttagtccgttccgtttgttaattactaattgttaaaaaaaaaacatcaaaagggctaaaaggcaacaaagaaaaacaacccccccccccccccaaaaaagaaaaaaaaaaccgatcttcaaagcactttgagtttaagatttagtgccccattagattcaaagttaaaggtatcgacaacaaagagaaggaacgcaaaaagccgattcgaattacaggaaagtccagcccggcttccaggaattaaaaaaaaggaacagaaaaataaacttccaagtggcaaacatttatcaccgccgcttttctcacttatcagccttattttaaactaagtttccaaatttagggtgttctctttccaacaagaaaaaaggatttaaaactcacatcaaaCGACATGTTCATATTCAGCTCTCTGTCTGGGCTATGGCAGTTGCAGTCGGCATCGAgccgatccggaagtcactggattaggaaggctttccttaggttcccagagattttgcgaacatctctgggaccactggagttcctctcacgtcactgtctctacgggacagcttagattcaaaagAATCCTCCAAAAAAGACTCCGGTGTAGATGGTCATTCAGGAGATGccgaaagtccgtcttctcactgctaagccccgccttcttctgcCAGGGGGAAATTTCTAACTTACTGCATCTCTGGATGGTTTGCCaactgcacagtggcagataggagagcgctccagagggtcaacgtcattgcccagagcaggggtagtcaaccattttatacctactgcccacttttgtatttctgttagtagtaaaattttctaaccgcccaccggttccacactaatggtgatttataaagtagggaagtaactttataaaatttataaagcagagttacagcaaacccctaccgcccaccatgaaagctggaacgcccactagtgggcggtagggaccaggttgactaccactggcccagaggatcatgggttgccctctcccctctttggaagagcttcatagctcccactgccttaagaaagttcaaaacattcttaaagatccatctcctccatggctcccccttttttttttgaactattaccatctggctgacggtacaggataataaaaacaaggagaaataaGGTGCAAAACAGCTTccatcccagggcagtaactatatcgaattctacagtatagtgcaatatcaggttttcaatttcaattatatagcatgtgaaggatgtgtgtttttatttttatagttataatgtacgctgaagattgcatttaatttcattgtacaatgtgcaatgacaataaaggaaactaaactaaactaatagaCGGAGGAAAAAGTGATAGGCTTGAATCTATATATAGAGagatggtatgcccaaatatgggaggaaggtcacacttccactctctgtcttcggctcgtcacaagagaccatccagacagaaacccaatgttttttcctgttgcctttttgttacatttgttatattaatgctgataaataaataaagggagactagtatagatctatttcaagctatttagctctcatcagctagccatacccatgttgggaatcgaacctgtgctctattgcctcttaggcagatgtgttaaccattgagctacagagctcgactccttatcagccagccagggtgagaggtatatatttaaagtcacaacccctggtatgcccaaatatgggaggaaggtcacacttccactctctgtcttcggctcgtcacaagagacaatccagacagaaacccaatgttttttactgttgcctttttgttacatttgttatatttatgctgataaataaataaagggagactagtatagatctatttcaagctatttagctctcatcagctagccatacccatgttgggaatcgaacctgtgctctattgcctcttaggcagatgtgttaaccattgagctacagagctcgactcctataaatatatacctctcaccctggctggctgataaggagtcgagctctgtagctcaatggttaacacacacacatatatatataaatgggtatgtgtgttccagcataactctggaatgcctcgaacaatttcaaccaaacatggtacacagatgacttactctctggaaacaaatactgtgggggtaaaacagcctaacatccctcgggggggggggatgttcctgttaaaatacagcctgttgtgccatactgccatactggcttctactgtgcaacgcggtggagttgccatggtaacggcttcacagtactccacaagggggctccctctggtaagggggaaaatccaacattagaaattacgtttggtccggacatttcccccctataaataaatacctaggcaacgccgggttattggctagttacttataaagtaataaagatgagatagaaatctaaaaaaataaactatatcTGAGACACTTTCTCAAAGTACATTTCTGCTCTGGATTCAGGTTTCCCTTATCTTTGTTTTGATCGCGGTTATTTTCACTGCTCTTTATAGATAAATTATCTCCCTTTTGCAAATGATCTTCTCTCCcagattattttttcccttgaagatacTTGAGACAAGAAGGTTGCAGTTGCAAAGGGACCAAAACCAATTTAGTCCCTGGTTTCAACCTCCAGCACTCAAGAAAAGTGGAGGATCTGTTGGGGGAAAACTactaagttctctttctttttttctttactgcAGAAACCCTCTACTTCTTCGGAGACAATAATTTCACTGAGTGGGGGTCCCTCTTCAAGAAATACAACCCTCCACCTTTCAGGATTCCAGGCACCACGGAAGCCTACAGTTTTGGGATTGCGGGTCAGTAGCTGGTATCTTCAGGAGATGTTTTAACACCTTCACTGGGCAACAGTGTTGGCTTCAACTGCTTAGGTTGGACCTCTTATATACcaattcaaagtgctttacagccctctctgtgtgGTTTATAgactcagcctcttgccctcaacaatctctGGAAACAattactgtgggggtaagacacccctaacaccccttgggatatgtgttctattaagatacagcctgttgtgccttaaaatggcttctactgtactgccataaaatggcttctactgtacaacgcaGTAGAGCtttcatggtaacagcttcacggtactccacaagggggctccctctggtaagggggaaaatccaacattagaaattacgtttggtctggacattttactcctataaataaatacttgggaatgctgggttatcggctagttacttataaagtaataaagatgggatagaaatctaaaaaataaggtgctttacagccctctctaagtggtttatagactcagcctcttgccccccaacaatttaggttatataattaggaaagaaagaccaagagattccatgtgttggaaatcaaaagtacttttactaattacaaatggttagcgagcagttgcgaagcgaagtctgtttaattaggcgcgaaagcaattgatatatagaatagtccattccccaccccttgggatcatagcctcaggccaatcataagtccttcaagtgtcaggtgtgagataacttcaaaaggcatcacgaagatggaatgtcggggccgttggtccaggcgggaagcacccacgcatgcgtagtccaaccatccagtaactactagaacattcctccagcacatcgaataaccccacccaaataccaaaccctccctccccgtttcatgacagctgaagcagtagcaaggcagaagctgacaacaaggagttggcttcaggctcttgggaagcctcgctcagaacatTTCCAAAGGTCAAAGTCATATGCCAATGACCTTTGGGCTGAACCCAGGAACCACCAAGATCATTCATACAGAATGTCCATTGTGTGATCCGAGAGCCTTGCTTTCTCAAGCATCCTTCTGTCCCAGTTGAGAATTCTGGACTCTGATCCAGGTCATTGGTAAAAGGAACAACACAATTCCCAGCCTGGATTtaatttctcctcctttttctctcttttccaacCCCTTTCAGGGTCTGGTTCCGGAGTGCCATTTCATTGGCACGGGCCTGGCTTTTCGGAGGTCATCTTTGGGAGGAAGGTGAGTGCCCCAACAAGGCGTTGCCCAAAAACTGTGTTCCCACCTGTTAGGGGAGGTGAgaatggccttgggagacagGGGGAAGATGCTGCAGCCTAGACAGCTACAGTGGATCATAGAAATCCCAAGCCACAGAAGAAATGGGAGTAGTGGGggcgtgtaaggatgtataattatataaatataatgatgagaatggctgggaattgtaaccagatctatatctcagccaaaattaggcagggagggagggggtttaAAAGcattatgactatatatgtatacttttttgttctttctttttaaaaaaggaggagggttagggttagggttttttgttctttcttttaaaaaaagaaattaaatgtgtatattgaaaaggaattataaataccatcaacataaaatggagctcgttcagaagctgaaatacaccaagtaaatgagatgaagagtgggaagcagaggagagaggcaagagaagaagagagggataggagagatgacaagggggggaagagggggagagaaaaaaggagtggaaagaggagaaggagagaggaaggggaagtagagaagagaagggtgatagagggaagaaaagaggtagggaggggggagagggggagaagaaagtgatggataaaatacaaatatggtgtgtggagagcagaagagccaataattgttttggggagctgatggtaagatgaattgatgtaaacatttaataatacaatatgatgttggctatgtaatagtatacatgtggttatatgttatgaaaatgaaaaaataaccaaaactgaacacttcaacaagagaataattatggaagccatcaaaatagagaaacacccccacaacatgaataaatgtgacgatacctcccgcctaccagacatctggaaaccagccctagtcaacaaacaagccccactcACCCAGGCccttacaacacgaaacaacaatagacacacagccagcaccaatcagcaccaatctaccaatcatgatacaaccacacaaccaatcattccacttactgaaacaaagccagcactccacacacccccaccaagatttatagaaagacggcagctgcgatcacactttaagcccaaaacccagcctgaagatggcgagtgaaatgttgctgaaatgttgccaagacaatctcaatcttacacgggaaaagacccgaatacaacaagaccagcatacttacACCTGTGAAAATTTACAaaaacatacatacgtacgtacgtatatgtatatgtatatgtgtgtatatgtgtgtatatgtgtgtatatgtgtgtatatgtgtgtatatgtatatgtatatatgtaacaaaggcaacataaaaaaaatggctttctgcctggatggctcctagggtcagccgaaagacagaaaagggaagcagtatgctccctcccatatttgggcataccaagtgctttgacataacacttaatcatttccttggctcagctgataagggaggagagcttgtggcttagaggctatacaactgcctaacatgtaaaaacagcccaggtttgaatcccagtaagggtatggctagctgatgagagctaaatagcttgaaaaagatctatactagtctccctttatttatttatcagcacaaatgcaatacacaaacacacacacacataaaagaaGGAATGAGAGTGGAGATAGCACCTGAGAAGCACAGAAcagaagagagttggaagggaccttggaggccttctaatccaacccccccccccctgctcaagcaggagaccctataccacagtgattgtgaacctttttggcaccgagtgccaaaaataGTGTGTGTGCACACGCGCTCATCAAGGGAGCGTTccggaagagaagctgccaagtgggcatgcgtgtgctgggaaatgaacttccggtttccagcatacACACCGGCCAGCTTGTCTTCCGGTTACTACTGCGCATGTACGCATGACAATCATGCGCATggatgccagaaacccagaagaggaacgggcaatgcTGCGTGTGCCAGCCGACATGCTTCTGCGGGCCACTTCAGTCATCTTGGCTATTCCAGAAGAGAAGAAACCTGACCTAGttctcctggctggggaattctgggagttgaaatccacacatctcaaAGCTGCTTAGCTTGAAAAACATGTCCTATTCTCTACTAAACCTCAACATGACTTTAAAAATTTAGCATTGGGGGACAGAGAAAGACAAGATTTCTGAGTAATTGGAGGAAGACGGTGGTGGCAGTGAGGATCCTCCTGTGATTCATGCCATAGATATttcaaagaggttttttttaaaaaaaaatcatcttcatTCCACCTTATTTTAACTTATTGCCCCTGTGTACCAATTggacagtggcagataggagagcgctccagagggtcaacgtcattgcccagatgatcatgggttgccccctcctctctttggaagagctttatagctcccgctgccttaagaaagttcaaaacatcctcaaagatccatctcatcccgggctccctttttcttttgaactattaccatctggcaggcgGTACAGGAcagtaaaaacaaggacaaatagactGAAAAAGAGCCTCTATCCCAGAGTattaaccatattgaattctacagtatagtgcaatattaatgcaatatcaggttttcaatttcaattatataccaTGTGAAGgaagtgtgtttgtgtttttatagttataatgtacagtgaagatggcatttaatttcgttatacgaggtgcaatgacaataaactaaactaaaccaaatGGTAGACTGAAAACAAGGAATTTGGACAAACTGGAGtcttgaaaaaaaggaaaacaattgaAATAAGACACCAacagctaaactaagctaagataagctaaactaaactaaactaaactaaattaaactaaactaaactaaggagAAGTACTGAAATATCATGCAGTGGTATAAAGCTTGTTTCTTACAGCTTGAAATCTCTCTCTTCCCAGCATTGGTTCCTGTATCCTCCAGAGAAAACACCAGCGTTCCACCCCAATAGGACAACTTTGTCCTGGTTCCTGGATATGTACCCTTCTTTGGCTCCCTGGGACAAGCCGGTGGAGTGCACCATCCATCCAGGAGAGGCaagtgttctgatctaggcttcccccaaaaaacACGAAGCTGAGTCCTGATccccaaaaccccttttattaaatgaatgtgaattcctctcattcagcaAAAgactggcaaacagtctttcaagggtgaagttacgaccacagaccttatctagcttggaaagctgccatgtaaatattttcccaaattaggtgctgtgcaaggaaaaactgggcacagagtctctgggattcatggacagatcttcacactcctgaaacgaaggaacgaattgtttcctgcaaaagccccctcccctttcgctcctcttttatttcctatgagaAGTGCCATTCAGTGTCCACCTGTgtttttactcccaagtcaaccctgatttctgagctgttctttatTTCtagcagttctgtgcatgcgcaaactgggaacaggctccagctgttcctctgcctcactgttgtctagctctgaaggcaactgagaactgccttggctccatctctgcctccaacgcagagccctcgtttgaaccttcctcagcctccaggactggcccatgctcctccccaacctcctcactgtccgactctgctgctagacaggctccagctgttcttctgcctcactgatgtctgaatccgaaggcagctgataactgtcagacggccctggccccctctctgcctccgacacagagccctcaacaGAGTCTTTCTccaactccaggactggcccatgttcctccccaacctcctcactgcccgaatctgctgccagctccactggccgctggcaggccacaacagcaggTTGCTGTAGGGCTATGTGTATGCGCACACTTCCCTTTGCCCCATGTACAGATGGGACTTCCAGGAAGAATGCAGAAACCATGCCAAGGTCTCTTGGTCCAACGGTGGTTTAGGAAACGGGGCACAGTTGCCTGGATTCACAACACaactgctttaggcacaaaggtTCCCAACCTCTGCACGCAGTTCAAATTCTCTGCATGGAAGAGGATTCTTCTGTCGTGTAGGAAAAGCTTTCCCTTTTCTGTACAGTGAAAATTATGATTCAGGAAGTCTTTGGGGCTTTTGtaagtagtcctcgaattacgactGGTTGCTTAGGGACCCTTTGAAGTTAGGGGTGGACTCTTGAAAATGGAACTTACAAAGAGGATTCAAAGTGGCCACATTCTGGGCACCTGGAAACCGGCTCGCATTTATGGCCATTCACCCCACTCTCATGTGACTGCAGTTTATGACATCTTGGTTaaaaaccagcatttatttctggtttccagccaAAATTCCCCCGTAGCAAACAATGGGCTTATTTTTCAATTGCCGCAGGAAACGTTTCTTATATCAGGTCATGTGTCCTTACAATTGTCACAATTTACATTCAAAGTTGTGGACTCAAGTATGGTCGTGAAGTCGAGGAATACCTGGATTCCAAGCTTTGAAGGGTTGGCTGGAGCCCCAGGGTATTTGCTGTGGATCACCGTTTTAGAATGATGGTTCTTAAAGTTGCcctttgctggggaattctgggagttgaagtccacattggCAATTTTGAGAAACATTGGCTTAGAATGAGATGTGAACTCTGCAGATAAGCAGTTTTGGTCCCATCAAGTAGGAGGATTAGCCTgaagcagaaaaggaaggaaggaatgtggaagggaggaaggaaaggggaaggaagggggagggagggaaagaaggaaggaaggggggagggaaagaaggatggagaaggaaggaaggggaaggatggaggaaaagaaggaaggaaggaaggaggaagggaggaaggaaagggggagggaaggaaagaaggcagggagggaaggagaaaggggaaggaaagaaaggggagggaggagggagggaaaaaaggaaggaagggaggaagaaaagggggagggatggaaggaggagggaaggaaggaaagggggagggagggagaaggaaagaagaaaggggaaagaagggggagagagggaaataaGGCTagaggtaggaaggggaaggaaggaagcaggatgGAAGTCAGGAAGGAATTAATTGTTCCAGCCACATGATACCATCCTGTGATGAGAGAAATCCGGGTAGACGATGAGAAAGGGATTGTTTCtacagggagggaaagaggaaggaaggatcttcTACAAAACCATTGCCTCTGAAGtcattctctcttcccttccagaTTCTCTATTTTCCGGACCGCTGGTGGCACGCAACCCTCAACCTGGACACCAGTGTTTTCATCTCCACATTCCTGGGTTAGCAGCTCCAAGGGGCCCCCTCCTATGTGAAGGAATTCTAGCCACCATTCCTCATGCAAAGAAGTTGGATTCCTTGGCCATTTCAAACCTCCGTGCTGGTCTATCGATTGAAAATTCTCCCAATCTCTCCTGTCAGATGAACAGCACAATCGTTTATTTCGGCACAAGGCTTTGGGAGCCAGAGACTATAACTCCCATCACCTGGAAATATCTCTGTTGGCTTTCACCAGCAAGGGACTTGATGACATTCAACAGCCAGAAGACCTCGTGAAGGTGGTGCCATCAGCGATGGTTGACCCTAGTTGACACCACCTCTATGGCCATGTAGACCAGCCGAGATGATGTGGTCCCAACTGACCATACCTAGACCATCTTTCTCAGGGACCTCCTCCCCAACCTTTTAAAGCCAGCATCTCAGGACcaactcctccttctcttcctcctcccccaattttttaaagaaatgttgcaGGGCACAAGATTGATGCTTTCTAAGGTGTGTTTTGCTCCCCAACATCCTTCGACCTGTCCTTGCATTTGCCGCAGGGTGGAAAAAGGTGAAGCGGGGTCTTCCTTCCCTcaattacagctagtcctcgactttgAAGgtccacaaccgagcccaaaattcACGTGAGCCATTTGTGAAGTGAAGTTCGGCCCATTTTTAAGACCTGGGATGCCCATGGCTGCGAAGGGGATCCCTTTAGTTATGAAGTGAGTCAcgcggttgtgaagtgaatttgggTTTTTCCCATTGGCTTtccctgtcagaaggtcgcaaaaggggatcacgtgaccctccccccccctccgggactctgcaaccgtcataaatatgaatcagttgccaaacggCTGGATTTTGACCACACAACCCCAGGGATCCTGCAAtgatcgtaaatgtgaaaaatggccataacccactttttccagtgtcgttctaactttggtcactaaacaaatggttaagtcaaggactatctgtatgatgTTTgaactctgtctc from Thamnophis elegans isolate rThaEle1 chromosome 14, rThaEle1.pri, whole genome shotgun sequence includes:
- the JMJD8 gene encoding jmjC domain-containing protein 8 translates to METRSQILLFLPLSMFFWIPGSFTLLEADGGWRTNRHAALPEDGSCTVERRDASLTYAQFIQQYAFSRPVILQGLTDNTEFQAQCTKDQLLARFGEHLVRLSTANTYSYRKVDLPFQDYVAHLLEPQDLASLGSETLYFFGDNNFTEWGSLFKKYNPPPFRIPGTTEAYSFGIAGSGSGVPFHWHGPGFSEVIFGRKHWFLYPPEKTPAFHPNRTTLSWFLDMYPSLAPWDKPVECTIHPGEILYFPDRWWHATLNLDTSVFISTFLG